From Lycium ferocissimum isolate CSIRO_LF1 chromosome 12, AGI_CSIRO_Lferr_CH_V1, whole genome shotgun sequence, one genomic window encodes:
- the LOC132040415 gene encoding probable nucleoside diphosphate kinase 5 produces the protein MTRQFILFFLVSTLSILNRCSADSSTKTERTLAIIKPDGVSGNHTNSVKETILNHGFKIAEELFIQLDEDRVKTFYAEHSSRSFFPSLVEYMTSGPVLIMVLEKGNAIADWRALIGPTDPLKAKVTHPHSVRAICGLDLQRNCVHGSDSHESAGREISFFFKRTSSGHTSKHDEL, from the exons ATGACTCGTCAATTCATTCTGTTTTTCCTGGTGTCCACTCTCTCTATCCTTAACAG ATGTTCAGCAGACTCTTCTACAAAAACGGAAAGGACATTGGCTATAATAAAGCCAGATGGTGTTTCTGGAAACCACACAAATTCTGTAAAGGAAACAATTCTCAATCATGGATTCAAAATCGCTGAGGAATTGTTCATTCAGCTTGATGAGGATCGTGTGAAAACCTTTTATGCTGAACACTCTTCTAGGAGCTTCTTTCCGAGCCTTGTTGAATATATGACCAG TGGTCCAGTGTTGATAATGGTTCTGGAGAAAGGGAATGCCATCGCTGACTGGCGCGCATTAATTGGTCCAACTGACCCACTCAAGGCAAAGGTTACTCATCCTCACAG TGTCAGAGCCATATGTGGGCTGGATTTACAGAGGAATTGTGTTCATGGTTCTGACTCACATGAGTCTGCTGGCCGGGAAATATCTTTCTTCTTTAAAAGGACGTCATCAG GACATACATCTAAGCATGATGAATTATAA